Proteins encoded in a region of the Pseudomonas sp. PDNC002 genome:
- a CDS encoding enoyl-CoA hydratase/isomerase family protein, whose translation MLLQETHGSVRLLRFNNPARRNALSPALRAELLDALREADADPVVRSVVLTGSAEVFSAGGDLSDMHVTDLNAGRVRMQKNADLVRQMLRMGKPIIAAIEGWAVGAGLSVALACDSLVCGGTARFAAGFGKVGLIADLGQLHTLPARIGNGRARQVLMFGQVIEAEEALRIGLVDQLCAPGAALDAALALAAKVEQQAPLALSLTKALLADGLELLLEREGDFQSQLFLSADHAEGKAAFLDKRSPSFKGH comes from the coding sequence ATGCTGTTGCAGGAAACCCACGGCTCGGTGCGCCTGCTGCGCTTCAACAATCCGGCGCGGCGCAACGCGCTGTCTCCCGCACTGCGTGCCGAGCTGCTCGACGCGCTGCGTGAAGCGGACGCCGATCCCGTCGTGCGCAGCGTGGTGCTCACCGGTTCGGCGGAAGTCTTCAGTGCCGGTGGCGATTTGAGCGACATGCACGTCACCGACCTCAACGCCGGCCGCGTGCGCATGCAGAAGAACGCCGATCTGGTCCGCCAGATGTTGCGCATGGGCAAGCCCATCATCGCCGCCATCGAAGGCTGGGCGGTGGGCGCCGGGCTGTCCGTGGCGCTGGCCTGCGACAGCCTGGTTTGCGGCGGCACGGCGCGCTTTGCCGCCGGATTCGGCAAGGTTGGCTTGATCGCCGATCTCGGTCAGCTGCACACCTTGCCGGCGCGCATCGGCAACGGTCGGGCGCGGCAAGTGCTGATGTTCGGCCAGGTGATCGAGGCCGAGGAAGCGCTGCGTATCGGTCTGGTGGACCAGCTCTGCGCGCCGGGTGCCGCGCTGGATGCCGCGTTGGCATTGGCCGCGAAGGTTGAACAACAGGCGCCGCTCGCGCTGTCGCTGACCAAGGCGCTGCTGGCCGATGGCCTGGAACTGCTGCTCGAACGCGAAGGCGATTTCCAGAGCCAGCTGTTCCTCAGTGCCGACCACGCCGAAGGCAAAGCGGCCTTCCTCGACAAGCGTTCGCCCTCTTTCAAAGGCCACTGA
- a CDS encoding TetR family transcriptional regulator — MAYRQTQARLQKDSALRERILALALGRVVDGGFAALTMQSLADAAGIATGSLYRHFSGKGELAAEVFARASQHEVDTLGALLKDPGNAAQRLDRGLRQFAARAWGSRQLAFALIAEPVDPEVDEQRLIYREAYAALFVTLLEQGIAAGEFHPQPVQLTAACLVGAIAEALIGPLSPPARAARDAGDSTISLEDVSDALVNFCLRAVGAHTPVPPTPAKEDQP; from the coding sequence ATGGCGTACCGACAAACCCAGGCCCGGTTGCAGAAGGACAGCGCGCTGCGCGAGCGCATCCTGGCGCTGGCGCTCGGGCGGGTCGTCGATGGCGGTTTCGCCGCACTGACCATGCAGAGCCTGGCGGACGCCGCCGGTATCGCCACTGGCAGCCTCTATCGGCACTTCAGCGGCAAGGGTGAATTGGCCGCCGAGGTCTTCGCCCGCGCCAGCCAGCACGAGGTCGACACGCTGGGCGCGCTGCTCAAGGATCCCGGCAATGCCGCGCAGCGCCTGGACCGTGGCTTGCGCCAGTTCGCCGCGCGCGCCTGGGGCAGCCGCCAACTGGCCTTCGCGCTGATCGCCGAACCGGTCGATCCGGAAGTGGACGAACAGCGCCTGATCTACCGCGAAGCCTATGCCGCGCTGTTCGTCACCCTGCTGGAGCAGGGCATCGCCGCCGGCGAATTCCATCCCCAGCCGGTGCAACTGACGGCCGCCTGCCTGGTCGGCGCGATCGCCGAGGCGTTGATCGGACCGCTCTCGCCGCCGGCCCGTGCAGCGCGGGATGCGGGTGATTCCACGATTTCCCTGGAGGACGTCAGCGACGCCCTCGTGAACTTCTGCCTGCGCGCCGTCGGTGCGCACACGCCTGTCCCGCCCACGCCTGCAAAGGAGGACCAGCCATGA
- a CDS encoding acyl-CoA dehydrogenase family protein, whose protein sequence is MTDYNALDDGEFRRLVREWVAANYPQRIRNPAHRLGRDDTWEWYQALSKQGWLCPGWPVQHGGMGLSAGKQLIMIEEMENYGCARLPDSGITMLGPLLIRYGTDAQRERFLPRILSGEDIWCQGYSEPNAGSDLASLRTEAVLRDGEWVINGQKTWTTMGTEANWIFVLARTERSAKAQQGISFLLVPMDSPGVEVRPILNLELQGEFCEVFFNDVRVPEENLVGAVNHGWGMAKALLGFERIFLGSPKQATFALERLVRLARHQGLWDDPVFAQRFAALSMDLDCHKALYERFAERLRRGEELGPDVSLLKIHQSELYQRISELGLEIAGLDSALLHPYADDPELHPAGIFIQSRPTTIYGGTNEIQRNILAKAVLGLPS, encoded by the coding sequence ATGACCGATTACAACGCCCTCGACGATGGCGAATTCCGTCGGCTGGTGCGCGAGTGGGTCGCCGCCAACTACCCGCAACGCATCCGCAACCCGGCCCACCGCCTGGGCCGTGACGACACCTGGGAGTGGTACCAGGCGCTGTCGAAACAGGGCTGGCTGTGCCCCGGCTGGCCGGTGCAACACGGCGGCATGGGCCTCTCCGCCGGCAAGCAGCTGATCATGATCGAGGAGATGGAAAACTACGGCTGTGCGCGCCTGCCCGATAGCGGCATCACCATGCTCGGCCCGCTGCTGATCCGCTACGGCACCGACGCCCAGCGCGAGCGTTTCCTGCCGCGCATCCTCAGTGGCGAGGACATCTGGTGCCAGGGCTACAGCGAGCCCAATGCCGGCTCCGACCTCGCCAGCCTGCGCACCGAGGCGGTGCTGCGCGACGGCGAATGGGTGATCAACGGCCAGAAGACCTGGACCACCATGGGCACCGAGGCCAACTGGATCTTCGTGCTGGCGCGCACCGAACGCAGCGCCAAGGCGCAGCAGGGCATCAGCTTCCTGCTGGTGCCGATGGACAGCCCCGGCGTCGAGGTGCGGCCGATCCTCAACCTCGAACTGCAGGGCGAATTCTGCGAGGTGTTCTTCAACGACGTGCGCGTGCCGGAGGAAAACCTCGTCGGTGCGGTCAACCACGGCTGGGGCATGGCCAAGGCACTGCTGGGCTTCGAGCGCATCTTCCTCGGTTCGCCCAAGCAGGCCACCTTCGCCCTCGAACGCCTGGTGCGCCTGGCCCGCCATCAGGGCCTGTGGGACGACCCGGTGTTCGCCCAGCGCTTCGCCGCGCTGAGCATGGACCTGGACTGCCACAAGGCGCTCTACGAGCGCTTCGCCGAACGCCTGCGGCGCGGCGAGGAACTGGGCCCGGACGTTTCCCTGCTGAAGATCCACCAGTCCGAGCTGTACCAGCGCATCAGCGAGCTGGGCCTGGAGATCGCCGGCCTCGACTCGGCGCTGTTGCATCCGTACGCCGACGATCCCGAACTGCACCCGGCGGGCATTTTCATCCAGTCGCGGCCGACCACCATCTACGGCGGCACCAACGAGATCCAGCGCAACATCCTCGCCAAGGCCGTGCTCGGCCTGCCGAGCTGA
- a CDS encoding NADH:ubiquinone reductase: MFKTRFTETFGVEHPIMQGGMQWVGRAEMAAAVANAGGLATLSALTQPTPEALADEIARCRELTDKPFGVNLTLLPTQKPIPYAEYRAVIIESGIRVVETAGNNPGEHIAEFRQHGVKVIHKCTAVRHALKAEQLGVDAVSIDGFECAGHPGEDDIPGLVLLPAAANRLRVPIIASGGFADGRGLVAALALGADAINMGTRFLSTRECPIHPQVKAAIRAADERSTDVIMRSLRNSARVARNAVSQEVLAIEARGNATYADIATLVSGLRGRTVYEQGDTDLGIWSAGMVQGLIDDEPSCEELLRGIVEQARGLIRERLEGLLIQ; the protein is encoded by the coding sequence ATGTTCAAGACCCGATTCACTGAAACCTTCGGCGTCGAACACCCGATCATGCAGGGCGGCATGCAGTGGGTGGGGCGCGCCGAGATGGCGGCGGCGGTGGCCAATGCCGGCGGGCTGGCGACGCTCTCGGCGCTGACCCAGCCGACGCCCGAGGCACTGGCCGACGAGATCGCGCGCTGCCGCGAACTCACCGACAAGCCTTTCGGCGTCAACCTGACGCTGCTGCCGACGCAGAAGCCGATCCCTTACGCCGAGTACCGCGCAGTCATCATCGAGAGCGGCATCCGCGTCGTCGAAACCGCCGGGAACAACCCCGGCGAGCACATCGCCGAGTTCCGCCAGCACGGGGTCAAGGTGATCCACAAATGCACGGCCGTGCGCCATGCGCTCAAGGCCGAGCAATTGGGTGTCGACGCGGTGTCCATCGACGGCTTCGAGTGCGCCGGCCATCCGGGCGAGGACGACATTCCCGGTCTGGTCCTGCTGCCCGCCGCGGCCAACCGGTTGCGCGTGCCGATCATTGCGTCCGGCGGTTTCGCCGACGGCCGGGGACTGGTGGCGGCGCTGGCGCTGGGAGCCGACGCGATCAACATGGGCACGCGCTTCCTGAGCACCCGCGAGTGTCCGATCCATCCGCAGGTCAAGGCGGCCATTCGCGCAGCGGACGAGCGCTCCACAGACGTGATCATGCGCTCGCTGCGCAACAGCGCGCGGGTCGCGCGCAACGCCGTCAGCCAGGAAGTGCTGGCCATCGAGGCGCGCGGCAACGCCACCTATGCCGACATCGCCACGCTGGTCAGCGGCCTGCGCGGGCGCACCGTGTATGAACAGGGCGACACCGACCTGGGCATCTGGTCGGCCGGCATGGTCCAGGGACTGATCGATGATGAGCCGAGCTGCGAGGAACTGCTGCGCGGCATCGTCGAGCAGGCACGCGGCCTGATCCGCGAGCGATTGGAGGGTTTGCTTATCCAGTGA
- a CDS encoding MmgE/PrpD family protein produces MNNIHALAEFLAGLRYEDLPPAVVARTEELFLDWLGSALASQDRHPIPLFQRYARRMGPADGGSRVLVDGSATSAYFAALVNGASSHLVEQDDLHNSSVLHPATVVFPAALAAAQELGKSGRELILASVAGYEAGIRIGEFLGRSHYRIFHTTATVGTLAAAVAVGKLLGLDSRQFVHCLGSAGTQAAGLWEFLLDAADSKQLHTAKAAADGLLAAYLTADGLTGAQNILEGDQGLAAGMSSDADPSRLVDGLGTRWALTETSFKFHASCRHTHPAADALLALMQREGLGHGDIAKVTTRVHQGAIDVLGRVVVPQSVHQAKFSMGTVLGLIAVHGKAGLVEFEEFAMNDPHVAAFRDKVEMQLDAEVDGAYPQRWLGRVDVLTTDGRRLHGAIDEPKGDPGNGLSRAELEDKFRRLLAFAGRRDEAEAARLIAASWQLHDLTELGGFA; encoded by the coding sequence ATGAACAACATCCATGCCCTCGCCGAATTCCTCGCCGGCCTGCGCTACGAAGACTTGCCGCCAGCGGTGGTGGCTCGTACCGAAGAACTCTTCCTCGATTGGCTGGGCTCGGCGCTGGCCAGCCAGGATCGTCACCCCATTCCGCTATTCCAGCGCTACGCCCGGCGCATGGGGCCGGCGGACGGAGGCAGTCGCGTGCTGGTGGATGGCTCCGCCACCTCGGCCTACTTCGCCGCCCTGGTCAATGGCGCCAGCTCGCACCTGGTGGAGCAGGACGACCTGCACAACAGCTCGGTGCTGCACCCGGCCACGGTGGTCTTCCCGGCTGCGCTGGCCGCTGCCCAGGAGCTCGGCAAGTCCGGCCGCGAGCTGATCCTCGCCAGCGTCGCCGGCTACGAGGCGGGCATCCGCATCGGCGAGTTCCTCGGCCGCTCGCATTACCGCATCTTCCACACCACCGCCACGGTCGGCACCCTGGCCGCCGCCGTGGCCGTGGGCAAGCTGCTCGGCCTGGACAGCCGGCAGTTCGTCCACTGCCTGGGCAGCGCCGGTACCCAGGCGGCAGGGCTCTGGGAGTTCCTCCTCGATGCCGCCGACTCCAAACAGTTGCACACCGCCAAGGCCGCCGCCGATGGCCTGCTTGCCGCCTACCTGACAGCCGACGGGCTGACGGGGGCGCAGAACATTCTCGAAGGTGATCAGGGCCTGGCTGCCGGCATGTCCAGCGATGCCGATCCGAGCCGTCTGGTGGATGGCCTGGGCACGCGCTGGGCACTCACCGAGACGTCCTTCAAGTTCCACGCCTCCTGCCGCCACACCCACCCGGCCGCCGATGCGCTGCTGGCGCTGATGCAGCGCGAGGGGCTGGGCCATGGCGATATCGCGAAGGTCACCACCCGCGTGCACCAGGGCGCCATCGATGTATTGGGGCGGGTGGTCGTGCCGCAGTCGGTGCACCAGGCGAAGTTCTCCATGGGCACGGTGCTGGGGCTGATCGCCGTGCATGGCAAGGCCGGTCTGGTGGAGTTCGAGGAATTCGCCATGAACGATCCGCACGTGGCTGCCTTCCGCGACAAGGTCGAGATGCAGCTCGATGCCGAGGTCGACGGCGCCTATCCGCAACGCTGGCTGGGCCGCGTGGACGTGCTCACCACCGATGGCCGCCGGTTGCACGGCGCCATCGACGAACCCAAGGGCGATCCGGGCAACGGCTTGAGCCGAGCTGAGCTGGAAGACAAGTTCCGCCGCCTGCTGGCCTTCGCCGGGCGGCGTGACGAAGCCGAAGCGGCCCGTCTGATCGCGGCGAGCTGGCAACTGCACGATCTGACTGAGCTGGGTGGCTTCGCCTGA
- a CDS encoding PaaI family thioesterase: MFPRDRYTFQEFLGLERWVDGEVVRVRLRHRPELMNYIDSFHGGVLMSVLDAAMAGAIRAQMPGCSMVTIDMATHFMGSTRGEINAVGRVLKRTRTLCFCAAEIFDEAGELIASATGSFKYRPAAAGAVQPTRE, from the coding sequence ATGTTCCCCCGCGATCGATACACCTTCCAGGAGTTCCTAGGCCTGGAGCGCTGGGTCGATGGCGAGGTGGTGCGGGTACGCCTGCGCCACCGCCCGGAGCTGATGAACTACATCGACAGCTTCCACGGCGGCGTGCTGATGAGCGTGCTCGATGCCGCCATGGCCGGCGCGATCCGCGCGCAGATGCCGGGTTGCTCGATGGTCACCATCGACATGGCCACCCACTTCATGGGCAGCACCCGCGGCGAGATCAACGCCGTCGGCCGGGTGCTCAAGCGCACTCGCACGCTGTGCTTCTGCGCGGCGGAAATCTTCGATGAGGCCGGCGAGCTGATCGCCAGCGCCACCGGCAGTTTCAAGTACCGGCCCGCGGCGGCCGGAGCTGTTCAACCGACACGGGAATGA
- a CDS encoding SDR family NAD(P)-dependent oxidoreductase, producing MTQRLNEGKVAIVTGAGGGIGREIALALADSGARVLINDIGVSLQGEGGSASPAEETLGLIRQRGGDGAINTDSVSDWDSARRIVASAIDAFGRVDIVVNNAGILRDTIFHKMSAEDWLSVINVHLNGSFFVSRAAAEHFRAQNSGAFVHMTSTSGLIGNFGQANYSAAKLGIVALSKSIALDMQRYNVRSNCIAPFAWSRMTDSIPAETPEQKARVENLQRMTPDKNAPLAVYLASDAASAVNGQVFAARNHEIFLMSQSRPLRSVHSDNGWTPQSIAEHGMPALRGSFMDLARSPDVFSWDPI from the coding sequence ATGACCCAACGACTCAACGAAGGCAAGGTAGCGATCGTCACTGGCGCCGGTGGCGGCATCGGCCGCGAGATCGCCCTGGCCCTGGCCGACAGCGGCGCGCGGGTGCTGATCAACGATATCGGCGTGTCCCTGCAGGGCGAGGGCGGTTCGGCCTCGCCGGCCGAGGAAACCCTCGGGCTGATCCGCCAGCGCGGCGGCGACGGCGCCATCAACACCGACAGCGTGTCGGACTGGGACAGCGCGCGACGCATTGTCGCCAGCGCCATCGACGCCTTCGGCCGCGTCGACATCGTGGTGAACAACGCCGGCATCCTGCGCGACACCATCTTCCACAAGATGAGCGCCGAGGACTGGCTGTCGGTGATCAACGTGCACCTCAACGGCAGCTTCTTCGTCAGCCGTGCCGCTGCCGAGCACTTCCGCGCGCAGAACAGCGGCGCCTTCGTGCACATGACCAGCACCTCGGGGCTGATCGGCAACTTCGGCCAGGCCAACTACTCGGCGGCCAAGCTCGGCATCGTTGCGCTGAGCAAGTCCATCGCCCTCGACATGCAGCGCTACAACGTGCGCTCCAACTGCATCGCGCCCTTCGCCTGGAGCCGCATGACCGACTCCATTCCGGCCGAGACGCCGGAGCAGAAAGCGCGGGTGGAAAACCTGCAGCGCATGACCCCGGACAAGAACGCGCCGCTGGCCGTGTACCTCGCCTCCGATGCCGCCAGTGCGGTCAACGGCCAGGTGTTCGCCGCGCGCAACCACGAGATCTTCCTGATGAGCCAGAGCCGCCCGCTGCGCAGCGTGCACAGCGACAACGGCTGGACCCCGCAGAGCATCGCCGAGCACGGCATGCCGGCGCTGCGCGGCAGCTTCATGGACCTGGCGCGCAGCCCGGACGTGTTCTCCTGGGACCCGATCTGA
- a CDS encoding OprD family porin, which translates to MKNLPVRALVSSFACLPLFAHADFIADSKASLELRNFYFNRDYRQSGAAQSKSEEWAQGFLLRFESGYTEGTVGVGVDALGLLGIKLDSSPDRTGSGLLPYSASDKRAADDYSDLGVTAKLRASKSTLKVGTLLPKLPVVQYNDTRLHPQTFQGGLAEINEIDGLTAQLGQLRQVKQRDSTNDEDLSMTRGNKRNIVLGSHTTSDRFNLAGGTYRWTDNLSTSYHYGGLENFYRQHYLSVVHMLPIAAGQSLKSDLRWARSTDDGGSNVDNSALNALFTYRIGGSGFGVGYQRMSGDTGFAYLSGTDPYLTNFVQIGDFANKDERSWQARYDYDFAGLGLPGLTFMTRYLQGDHIDLLNGQGRGKEWERDTDIGYVVQNGPLKNLGFKVRNGSFRSDFGNDIDETRVIVSYQMPLW; encoded by the coding sequence ATGAAAAATCTTCCCGTACGGGCGCTCGTGTCGAGCTTCGCCTGCCTGCCCCTGTTCGCCCACGCGGACTTCATCGCGGACAGCAAGGCGAGCCTGGAACTGCGCAATTTCTACTTCAACCGCGACTATCGCCAGAGCGGTGCCGCCCAGTCGAAATCCGAGGAATGGGCACAGGGCTTCCTGCTGCGCTTCGAGTCCGGCTACACCGAGGGGACCGTCGGTGTGGGCGTCGATGCACTCGGCCTGCTGGGCATCAAGCTGGACTCCAGCCCCGATCGCACCGGCTCCGGCCTGCTGCCGTACTCGGCCAGCGACAAGCGCGCCGCCGACGACTACAGCGACCTGGGCGTGACTGCCAAGCTGCGCGCCTCGAAAAGCACCCTGAAGGTCGGCACGCTGCTACCGAAGCTGCCGGTGGTGCAATACAACGACACGCGCCTGCACCCGCAGACCTTCCAGGGCGGTCTGGCGGAGATCAACGAAATCGACGGCCTCACCGCGCAGCTCGGCCAGCTGCGCCAGGTGAAGCAACGCGACTCGACTAACGACGAAGACCTGTCGATGACCCGTGGCAACAAGCGCAACATCGTGCTCGGCAGCCACACCACCAGCGACCGCTTCAACCTCGCCGGCGGCACCTATCGCTGGACCGACAACCTCAGCACCAGCTACCACTACGGCGGCCTGGAAAACTTCTACCGGCAGCACTACCTGAGCGTGGTCCATATGCTGCCCATCGCCGCGGGCCAATCGCTCAAGTCCGACCTCCGCTGGGCGCGCTCCACCGATGATGGCGGCAGTAATGTCGATAACAGCGCGCTCAACGCACTGTTCACCTACCGCATCGGCGGCAGCGGCTTCGGCGTGGGCTACCAGCGCATGTCCGGCGACACCGGCTTTGCCTACCTCAGCGGCACCGACCCGTACCTGACCAACTTCGTGCAGATCGGCGACTTCGCCAACAAGGACGAACGCTCCTGGCAGGCGCGCTACGACTACGACTTCGCCGGCCTCGGCCTGCCCGGGCTGACCTTCATGACGCGCTACCTGCAGGGCGATCACATCGACCTGCTCAACGGCCAGGGGCGCGGCAAGGAATGGGAGCGCGATACCGACATCGGCTACGTGGTGCAGAACGGCCCGTTGAAGAACCTTGGCTTCAAGGTGCGCAACGGCTCCTTCCGTAGCGACTTCGGCAACGATATCGACGAAACGCGGGTGATCGTCAGCTACCAGATGCCGCTGTGGTGA
- a CDS encoding acyl-CoA dehydrogenase family protein: MTDHTAMAEEREERLRLIRDSAASLVPRGGDLGRVRRLRFQSTGVDRDAWGEVCAMGWPGLRLAEELGGSGLGMAEYAALLEELGRGLLPEPLIEASLVAPLLPADERDALLAGERLILPAGIGYEASAALPVLRDGQLRGEIAHVALGAAADAWLVACDSGFALVQRNAEGLSLYQEPTQDGGHLARLRFDGTPAQRVESTPAALDEAALACSAYLVGLMDAAFAQTRDYLGVRRQFGREIGSFQSLQHRMVDLKLQIELARAIVGEAAAALDDGAPTAQVQRLVSSAKVRAAEAAMLVTRQAIQLHGGIGYTDEADIGLFLRRAMVLLNSQGSLAFHRARYIALLHAEVA; the protein is encoded by the coding sequence ATGACCGACCACACCGCGATGGCCGAGGAGCGCGAAGAGCGCCTGCGGCTGATCCGTGACAGCGCCGCCTCCCTGGTCCCGCGCGGCGGCGACCTGGGACGGGTGCGCCGCCTGCGCTTCCAGTCGACGGGCGTGGACCGCGACGCCTGGGGCGAAGTCTGCGCCATGGGCTGGCCGGGCCTGCGCCTGGCGGAAGAACTGGGCGGCAGCGGACTGGGCATGGCCGAGTACGCGGCGCTGCTGGAAGAGCTTGGACGTGGCCTGCTGCCTGAGCCGCTGATCGAGGCAAGTCTGGTCGCTCCGTTGCTGCCTGCGGACGAGCGCGATGCACTGTTGGCTGGCGAACGACTGATCTTGCCCGCCGGTATCGGCTATGAAGCGAGTGCCGCGTTGCCGGTGCTGCGCGATGGCCAGCTGCGCGGCGAGATCGCCCACGTGGCGCTCGGTGCGGCCGCCGATGCCTGGCTGGTCGCCTGCGATAGTGGTTTCGCTCTCGTGCAACGTAATGCCGAAGGGCTCAGCCTGTATCAGGAACCCACCCAGGACGGCGGCCACCTGGCGCGCCTGCGCTTCGACGGCACGCCGGCGCAACGCGTCGAGTCCACGCCCGCAGCCCTCGATGAAGCGGCGCTGGCCTGCTCGGCCTATCTGGTCGGGCTGATGGATGCGGCCTTCGCGCAGACCCGCGACTACCTCGGCGTGCGCCGGCAGTTTGGCCGTGAGATCGGCAGCTTCCAGTCGCTGCAGCACCGCATGGTCGACCTCAAGCTGCAGATCGAACTGGCCCGCGCCATCGTCGGCGAAGCGGCCGCCGCGCTGGACGACGGTGCGCCGACCGCCCAGGTACAGCGCCTGGTGTCCTCCGCCAAGGTTCGCGCGGCTGAGGCCGCGATGCTGGTCACCCGCCAGGCGATCCAGCTGCACGGCGGCATCGGCTACACCGACGAAGCCGACATCGGCCTGTTCCTGCGCCGCGCCATGGTGCTGCTCAACAGCCAGGGCTCGCTGGCCTTCCACCGGGCGCGCTACATCGCCCTGCTGCATGCGGAGGTGGCGTGA
- a CDS encoding acyl-CoA dehydrogenase family protein, whose product MNLHQYAETHEVTNQVPPLDGANLYRIDLPLQEWVRRFGGGFAEQKLDAYGALAGGPLMAAGFLANENKPVFKSHDRYGHRVDLIEFHPAYHELMRASIEAGIPSMPWTDPRAGAHVARAGLSYLHSQAEAGTGCPLTMTFASVPAIRLQADIAEKWLPKILSTEYDPRNLPIEQKAGATIGMAMTEKQGGTDVRANTTRAYPVGIPGPGQAYELVGHKWFCSAPMCDAFLTLAYTDKGLTCFLLPRHRPDGTRNEFYIQRLKNKLGNWSNASSEVEYRGALAWMVGEEGRGVPTIIEMVAMTRFDCMIGSSSLMRQALTQAAHHCAYRQVGGRVLAEQPLMQNVLADLALESEAALALTMRMGRALDHLHDDQEDKFARLVTAVGKYWICKRAPAMINEAAECLGGAGYVEDTILPRLYREAPVNSTWEGSGNVQCLDVLRALSKEPGVLDALFAELGDGHGDARLASFIGNLKASFADTQDIQYRARQLTENVAVALQAKLLLEAGNSVVSDAFIASRLDDGGRVYGTLPRGVDVEALVARATPHLA is encoded by the coding sequence ATGAACCTGCACCAGTACGCCGAAACCCACGAAGTGACCAACCAGGTGCCGCCGCTGGATGGCGCCAACCTCTATCGCATCGACCTGCCGCTGCAGGAGTGGGTGCGTCGCTTCGGCGGCGGATTCGCCGAGCAGAAGCTCGACGCCTATGGCGCGCTGGCCGGTGGTCCGCTGATGGCGGCGGGCTTCCTGGCCAACGAGAACAAACCGGTATTCAAGTCCCATGACCGCTACGGCCACCGCGTCGATCTCATCGAGTTCCACCCGGCCTACCACGAGCTGATGCGTGCCTCCATCGAGGCTGGTATCCCGTCCATGCCCTGGACCGATCCGCGCGCTGGCGCCCACGTCGCCCGCGCCGGCCTCAGCTACCTGCATAGCCAGGCCGAAGCCGGCACCGGTTGCCCGCTGACCATGACCTTCGCCAGCGTGCCCGCCATCCGCCTGCAAGCGGACATCGCCGAGAAGTGGCTGCCGAAGATCCTTTCCACCGAGTACGACCCACGCAACCTGCCCATCGAGCAGAAGGCCGGCGCCACCATCGGCATGGCCATGACCGAGAAGCAGGGCGGCACCGACGTCCGCGCCAACACCACACGTGCTTATCCGGTGGGCATTCCCGGTCCGGGCCAGGCCTACGAGTTGGTCGGCCACAAGTGGTTCTGCTCGGCGCCGATGTGCGACGCCTTCCTCACCCTGGCCTACACCGACAAGGGCCTGACCTGCTTCCTGCTGCCGCGCCACCGCCCGGACGGCACTCGCAACGAGTTCTACATCCAGCGCCTGAAGAACAAGCTGGGCAACTGGTCCAACGCGTCCAGCGAAGTGGAATACCGTGGCGCGCTGGCCTGGATGGTCGGTGAGGAAGGACGCGGCGTGCCGACCATCATCGAAATGGTTGCCATGACCCGCTTCGACTGCATGATCGGCTCCAGCTCGCTGATGCGCCAGGCGCTGACCCAGGCCGCGCACCACTGCGCCTACCGCCAGGTCGGCGGCCGCGTGCTGGCCGAGCAACCGCTGATGCAGAACGTGCTGGCCGACCTCGCCCTGGAAAGCGAAGCCGCACTGGCCCTGACCATGCGCATGGGCCGCGCCCTGGACCACCTGCACGACGACCAGGAAGACAAGTTCGCCCGCCTGGTGACCGCCGTGGGCAAATACTGGATCTGCAAGCGCGCCCCCGCGATGATCAACGAAGCCGCCGAATGCCTGGGCGGTGCTGGCTACGTCGAGGACACCATCCTCCCGCGCCTGTACCGCGAAGCGCCGGTCAACTCCACCTGGGAAGGCTCGGGCAACGTGCAGTGCCTGGACGTGCTGCGCGCCCTGTCCAAGGAGCCTGGCGTGCTCGACGCACTGTTCGCCGAACTCGGCGACGGCCACGGCGATGCGCGACTGGCCTCGTTTATCGGCAACCTCAAGGCGTCCTTCGCCGACACCCAGGACATCCAGTACCGCGCCCGCCAACTCACCGAAAACGTCGCCGTCGCCCTGCAGGCCAAGCTGCTGCTGGAGGCGGGCAACTCGGTGGTTTCCGACGCCTTCATCGCCAGCCGCCTGGACGACGGCGGCCGCGTCTACGGCACCCTGCCGCGCGGAGTGGATGTGGAAGCGCTGGTGGCACGGGCGACGCCGCATCTGGCGTAA